Sequence from the Rutidosis leptorrhynchoides isolate AG116_Rl617_1_P2 chromosome 3, CSIRO_AGI_Rlap_v1, whole genome shotgun sequence genome:
TTCCCAAAAAATGGATATTCGAGCGATGAACATAGGCAGCTTAACGTCATCATTACGGAATCAAAAACCACCAAATAAAGGTTACTATTGTTCGACCAGAGACCCACCTCCTCCACGTCCACCGTCTCCCGGCAACGAtcggaataataataacaaagGTATAATTTTAATTCAACTTTGCGCTTCATACGTCTGTAGATATTATTCATGCATATAACAATAGCTATATACTACGATAGTTAAGCAAGTTGTTACGCAATTAGAAGACAAATTTCTGAAACTACTGTGACACAAGTTTAGGATGTTTCATTGACAGTTATGTATGTTTGGTAGACCGTAGACATGTTTTGCTTGTAGCCGTTGTAGGGGTTTATAGAGTTTATTTTCTAGTAATTAGAACATTTCTAATTATGCTAACTATGACTGACTGTGCCGTCAGAGTTAAATGGTGCATTTTTTTTGTGAAAAAATGGTTTTTTGAGCGTGACTGTATTTAGCATTCATTAACAAAAAACACAAATTTTTGCATCACGTATATATagggtgatgtgttaaaatatgaTTGGAAATTGAGTGACAAAAAATAAATTAAAGAAATATATAAAAAGAGTCTTCAATTATGATTGGTTAAAACCAATTCTAACTCTCAAACATAAACTCGTCACCCTGCCGACCAACGCTCCATTGTGTCAAAAACTAACGTTGGGTTAACCGACGTTAGTTTTCGTTAAAATGCCACCTACACTGAGGGATGAAATGTGACGCTCTGTTAGGAGTGGTCTTATAAGCTCCAACACTTGTAATTCATTAATGAAATTTTGTTTGGCAAAACAACAAGTAGGCATTATTGATTTATTAGATAATAAGATGCTACAAGTTTTTGAAATAAAAGCTTCTTCTAGTGGTCGGTTAAATTGACATTCAAGCTTAAACTTTCAGCTAACTGTTGCCATATATATCCCATTTGTGAGAGATGAACGTTGTTTTTCTGGTTATAAGTTTTTGGTATTTGGGCTAAACCAACTTTTTGACGGCCCTCATCGGTTGGTCTCGCGATAGACTCACTTAACCCGTGAATAAAGGAACATAAGGATGGGGATTGAACCTATATTGCATGTCTGCCACAACTAAATTAACTACCATCGCGAAGACAGTTTATGGTATTTGTGTGtgtgaaacaaatttttttttttttataatgtttTCGCACATCATGTACAGATAAGTCTTCGACAGATTGGGACAAGGCTTGGTCAAGTTTCAAGAAGCAAGGGAAAAAGAGTTTGTTTTCACAGTTTACGCCCAACAAATATGTAACCTGGAACCCTAGGCGATCCAACTTCCCTTTATCTGAGGAGGTTGATCCTATTAAGAGGGCAGAGAGATCAAACTTGAGTTTATGGACTGGTCCAGGTTTTACTCTCGGGGGCGCCATTGTCATTGTAACTTTTCTTCTGGTGTACACCATTCTTTCTCCCCTTAAGTAAATTCTGTAATTTCATAGAAGAAAAATATGGTGTTGTACATAACTCATGTCTATTCTGATGGAAATTACTACAGTGTAATGTCTAAAAATAtacaattgtttttttttttttttttttttttttttggcaaaagaacaaaaacttttataaatatcaaaCAGAGATACAAAAGGGACTCCACAAAAAGGCTCGATACCAATAAACAAAACCTAAAAGCTAACTAAAACCGAGTCTTCTTGATGTAAGGATCGATGGCTGTGACCTGCACTATATAACTCAAGTGCACAAATTACACTATATAACACAAGTGCACAAAACCCTCTCGGTTTATTTATTAACCACGCTTTTCTCAAAACAAAAACTAAAGAAAACAAGATACAGACCCCCCTCCTTATATAATGACCAAAATATAAGGAGATAAAACTAAACAAGAGAAAAATAAGGTAACAAACTAGGACTTTGACTTGGAATACAATTCCTTATTATTCAACTAAAACACGTAAAATAAATCTCCTTCATGTTGCCTTGACCATCGGCCCATTAGGAGCTTGTATTGGGCTGCCATTAATCTCCAACATCCTCAAATAATCCAAGCCCAATACTAATTGTTGTTCTCGTACCTGCATCACTTTTCGTGTAAAAAACTAAAAACAACAATAAAGGCTCCCCTTAACGATATAGAGTCTGTTTTTAGTTTACCAAATAGTAAGTGCATTAAATATCATCACAAAAACTACACTGTTTCAACTTTCAATCCAATGTACCAATGTATGAGTTTCTACCCATTTTCATTTTTAGCTAAAAACATTCAAGCCAATAAACAAATAACTTGTCCAGTATTGATCATAGTAGTCAGGCCGGTCCCGAGAATTCAAGGTCCTAGAACGAGATGAAAAAAAGGGCCCTTAGGCCATAACGAATAAaataaattatttaaaaaaaaggtcATTTCGGCATCGCTAGAATGCTAGTGGACTTTGATTTTTTTTCCCGGGGTATTTTATTGTTGATTTTGGGCCTATTGTGTTTTGACTTCGCTGATTCAGTGGTGTTTTCCTAGTTCCACTGCTTCTCAAATCTCCGATTATGTATGCATATATAAAAAATTGGGCCCCTGAAAATATTGTGCCCTGAGCGATTGATACTTTGCTCCCCCTCCGGGCCTCCCATGATTAGTAGTCACCAGTAACTGCCACACAAAGTATGCTTACCAGTTACCATCCATCGAATTAGCTTTACAGAAACTGTTGAATAATCATTTAAAGGACACTTCACGATCTGCATTTTGGGCAAATGTTGTTAAGCCTACACTTGCAAGTTGATGTCATGTATCATGTGAGGATTCAAGATTCAAGCCACTGAGACCAATATACTAACAAGAAATTGTTTGTTTTAATTTCAATTAATAATGATGTAATGTTAGACTTCATTTTTTGGGTAAAGAGAAACAGATATTATTGCACCATCCAAATATGATACtaatttaattgttattttttagaaaaagaaagaaaaaaaattgaatatATACTACAGTATTGATTACTCCTTATCACGGAGTAATTatgttaatgttaatactaatagtaatacagTAACTATTGAGTCTGTTGTAACTATTGATTACTCCGTATCACGGAAAATGATGCTGCCCCTCCTATTGAGTCTGTTGTAACGGTGACAGTTGCTTCTTCTTTGGAAGAGCACACCACTATCGTTCGTCCATCGACTTCCCGAACAATGAATGGAAAAAATAAGGGGAGGAAAGATAAGGGTCCGTACGTGCTTAGGGATGAAGAGGAAGAAGTTAAGCCGAGTGTTAATGGTATAGGTTTTTTTCATGGTTTGGCGGATCGTGGACTGATCCCTTCATGCGCTCCGGGTTCGGTTATTAATGGTGGTTCGGCCGACGTTAGCTCCTTCAACTATTACTCGAGAAAAGGTAAAGGAGTGCATTTCGAGAAGGTGAACGGGATGACTTCTCGGCCGgacgaaagaaacaaaaaaaatcggCCACCCAAAACCGGTTAATTTGTTTGTAATCTTGGTTGTGCTTGCTTGGATCAGGATGAGTTTGCTTTTTAGAGTTTTTCATTGTTTGTGGTAGAATGTTTTGAGTTGTTGGTACATTGTCTATCTTTTTGTTTTGTGTTTCGCTACTTTGGTTCGTTAGGCTCGGTTCGAGTTAGCATTTAAGTTAGGTTGATTTAGGTTGGTTTACTCTCTTCGAGCCTTTTGTTGCgtttttgtttctttgcttgtaTCGGTTTGGGGGTTTTTCATCTATTGATGAAGATCCttttattttaatagtaatcgttattttagtaaaaaaaaaaaaaaaatacagtaaCTATTAGTGAAATTCCaaactaacaaaaaaaaaaaaaaaaaagacgctaTGGTGGAGTTGTATATCGCGCTTCACTATGTGTACATAATCACGTGCTAAATAAAATACGGAGTAATAGAAAGGTAAGACAGTTAGCTGAAAGGACCGTTAGTTGGCACACACTCCATACAACAAAACAACAACTCGTCTCTTGTTTAGCCTCCACTGCAATTCAAAACCAAGTAACTAATCAATTCAACATTTTCAAACCCTAATTAACTATTACCTACAAAATATCTTCGTATTTCTACAGTTCAAAGCATCAATTTGAAGGTAAAGTGCAATTCATAATCCCCTGAAACTCATTTTACAACTTGCATAATTTATTCATGTCAATTTTTTCCAAGAATTTAGCGGATACGTATAATTGCTGACTATTTTTATGAAATTTTTTCTGACTGACTGCTCTTAATTTCTGTAATTGTATGTGAAttatactctgcttcattgttaatTTGATTAATTATTACTCTATTTCTTTAACTGATGGTGTAAACTTATATAATTGTCCGCAGCTACTACTATAGTTACAATAGTACATTAGTACAGTCCTTGAAATGCATAATTGACGAATGACTCTTATAATATGagcagatttttatttttattttttttaattctgAATTGCAGTaaacaaagtgatgaaattgaatCAGGCGATTTTAGGATTTAAAGAGATAGAGGTGACACAGCTCGATGGCTAGAGTTCAATATGATTTTATAATCTTATCAAGAGACTTTATGTAAAATTAGATACAGTTTAATAAAATATGGACCTTAAAGAGGCAGAAAGGACAGTTATAGCAAAACCAGTTGCTTCAAGGCCTACAATCTCCAATTTCAGATCCTTCTCTGACCCTCTTGCCAGTCCCACTATCGACTTGCCCTCGTCTGAACCTGCAATTACTGCCATCAGACCTAAAACGGCGAGGTTCAAGTCGCTCACAACCTCTCAGGTATCGTGTTTTATATGTTCAGACCGTTTAACAATCAACATTTGTTTTTGTGCTATAATTGGTATGAGGAGTAATAAACTAATACAGTAACATTTTTTATGTTTGCATGTGTATTCATTTCAGGCAGAAGTAACTGGGACTCATGTTCGTCATTTGCCTGAAACGTCAAACCACACGTCTCCTTTGCTCTACAAACCCTTGGCGAAGACGGTATCAAAAACAACCGTCAGTTTGTTGGCAAACATGGTCAGTATATATATTATGAACTACTTGTAATCGTCCCGCTTAAAGTATAGGAAGTGTCTGGAAATGTATCAAACCTTACTTAAAATACTAATGTGTAGCCATTTCAAGAGTTTCTATTATAAGCGTTTTTTTTAAAGGCTGTTGTCGGCATCACCCACAGGGAAATTAATCACCTTCGCGatcatttgccacgcacgcacgcactttcgggcggaaacccgactCGCACTTTAGGGACCAGATCCATCCATCCATACGGGCATGTGGATCGGGCCGAATTCCTTGATGCGGATCGGTAAAACCTCCCTAGGGACTTTTTAGGAGACAGGGATCGAACCTCTGACCTCTACCCTCCCAATACACAAGGTAATTGGGGCTTTGCCTCAGTGGTCTAACACCTGGGGGTGTTAGGTGAGTTGAGACCCGGGTTCGAGTCTCGCTTGCACCAAGGGGGTTTTCCCCGCCTTAACCTGTGAGACCTCGGTCTCTCTGCCCTCTGGTTACGGTCCGGTTTCCTCCTCTGACTGCGTGTGTGCTAACCACTAACCTGCGAAGCTAacgtgccgttcaaaaaaaaaaaaaaaaaaaaaaaaattggggtgAACCACTGGGCCACGAAGGCAGGTtctctattataagtattatattttCGGTTCTTGCTATGTATGgtaaaataacaataacaagaatGAAAACATCAGAATTCTGGTTGAAAGTTTGATACAATTTCAGACATTTAATAAACCAGTATGTGTAATATCGGCCGTTGTGACGTTTTAGGGAACTTTAAATGGAAGCCAAGAACGCGCAGTTGTAGCTCAGAATCTTGCATCAAAATTAGAGATTACTAAAGACGTCAATGCCACAAAGTCGGCGCTGGTTAGATCAGAAAATGATAAAAAACCGCAATCATCAACTAATAATGGTAGACCTTCTTACGATGGGTATAATTGGCGGAAATATGGTCAAAAGCAAGTGAAAGGAGGTGAGTACCCAAGAAGTTACTATAAGTGTACACACCCGAGTTGCGTAGTTAAAAAGAAGGTTGAAAGATCGATAGATGGGGAGATAGCTGAAATTGTGTATAAAGGTGAGCATAATCATATGAAACCTCGATTACCTAGACGTCATGCTTTTGATGGGACTAATCAAGATTTAACGTCTCAAATCCGAAATAATTTCATCAATCATGACAATGAAGTTCTTGGAACATCTTCACATGTGAACAATGTGGTCAAATTACAAGAATGTTACGATCATCATGTTTCAAAAGAACGTAGTGTCCCAAATCTGGAATGTTTCTGTGGTGTTGCTCAGGCTCGTGATGGGAGTAAAGTTATGATGGAGACTGCAAATGATGTACCAGCAAATAAGAAAAGGTTCAATATTTGTCGTACTAAAGTGTATCACAGAATTGTCATGCCGCAGTTTTGTTTAGAGCCAGCTAGATGAACGATTTTGGGtaacgggtcaggttgggttgaTATTCAAACACTCTTTTAtccatttttatgaaaatataacaGCAAGAATAAACTTTTTGTGCTTTAAAATTGATATTGGCAACTTTTAACCTATTTAACACATTTGATCTGTTTCCCTACTAGCTTATTTCTTCATATTAGACTTTATTATAATAAAACACAACCCAAATCGACCCATCTATAAGTAAATGGGTTGAAACTACCACCTCTGGTCTTGTTCATCTtagttttatatttattataatttgtGTTTTGTGTTGTTGTTTTCCTTTTGAGTGGACATTTAACTAATGTTTTCACTTCACAGAAAGTGTTGTATATATACTCCGGGTTTTTTATGCTTCATTTTGCAGTTTTGAATGCTAATTAGTGACAAAGTTTTTTGTCTTGTAAGATCATATTGTCAAGTTGCTGTGTCCTGGTTTATGGACTTCTAATTTTGTTTGTATTGCAGGAAAAGTTTGAGTCTCACAAACGAAACATACGTGGAAGGCTTACAAGAGCCTCGAGTTGTTGTTCATGATGGCACTGATTCAGAGGCAATTTCAGACGGATTTCGGTGGAGAAAATATGGGCAGAAAGTTGTCAAGGGAAATCCTTATCCCAGGTCACACATTGAAGATTAACCACATTGTATTAAAAGTTTAAAACCAAAAAAACTGCAGTTTTGCTCAACACTTGGGCAAAATCACGTTGAGTATATATTTAGCCATATTTATTGCCATCAAGTCTAACATTAAAAAATCTTGTGTTTAACTGCAGAAGTTACTACAGATGCACAGGCGTTAAGTGCAACGTGAGAAAACATGTGGAACGAGCATCTGATGATCCAAGTGTTTTCATAACATCGTATGAAGGTAAACATAACCATGAAATGCCGATGAAGAAAGCAAATTAACAGCCAAATCGGAGTTCATGTCAGCCTTTGTTTCTGATGTATAACCTAGTGCCGGGCAGCCAAAGAATATATCCACAATATAGTCGTTTTTTAAGAACAAATGGATGTCTATCAGCATCATGTTGCATCGGGCACTTTCTTATTAAGAATTTTTGGGTAGAACTTAAATTTCATGAAGATGAAATGATTAATTGGGATGTAATCTCATATAATGTTATAATTAtcgaataattaatttaattatagtaTATATGTTATTGCTGAAATAAACAAAAAAGTAACTTTTCGACTCAAGTGCTAAGACTACAGAGAATCATCACAAGATAACCCAGTTCCAAGAGATCTCAGATTCGAATCTTGTCTAGGATGAATATTTTGTGGTGGCCatggaagggttggaaacagccagagagtaatcctgctgggctgcgtacatcagagtatgaggTTAGATTACTCGCCCTACCTGGTAGTCCGAACATGcaaaaaccttctacctttttttTGCTAGGACTACGTAGGTACATATTTTGTTAACTCTAACTTTCTAACCCTGACCCTAAAAGTTACACCGCCGCCGACGCCCTCTTTTCCGACCACCGGCCTTTGTCGGTGTCCCGGTTATCCTCTCCATCACTGCAGCCTCCCTCTTTTCTATTCAATTTTCACTTATTCTCCTTCTCCCCTTCTTTCCGTCATTTTTTGGCTGGATATAGTCGTTTTTCACTTTCTGGCGATGAGACACCGGCGACATGTACATATGTACTTGGTATTGTTGTTCGTTTGTGAGAGGTTGGGGGTGATGATGGCTTCTTCTTGGTTGGATTTTTGGTAAGTTCCATCCCGGCATccttttgttttcattttttttttccggTCAGCATAACCATTGTTGCCGCCGCCACTTCTTCCATAACCATTACCGCCACTACTTCTTCCTCCCTCGTCCTCCCACATGCGACGAGAATGGTGGCTCTCCACCGTTCTCTGTGGTGGTCGTGGTGTGGATGGGGCGGTGGCTCGATTAGTTAAGTTTCTCAGTGGTTTTTGGACTTCATTTCTTCAGCCGGATCTGAGTTCCTGACCGCCATATTGTGTGCTTTTCTTTGTCCGTCGACAAATCAGCTCGTTGCCGGTTGTCAGACAGTATCTTTCCCTTTCTCGTCGTTCAGGGTTTATTTATGGAGAATCAAATTTTCACTTTATCTCTTACTTGGTTTTCATGCCCTTATTTTCACTTTCATTTTGTTCCGGTAAGTTTACTTTCTTCGTCTTCGATCACTTTTTCCTACGACCATTTTTTCTTCTACCACTCCATTTCCACCTTGTTGTAACCTAAACTTTTGGGCATCGTCGCAGGCCTCCGGCACCTTGTCAGAGGTTCGACTTCCTCCGTTTTTTCCTTTCTTCTCTTTCTTtctttaagatctctctaattctATCATTTTCCCACGTTGCGGTTTTTTTGCGGCATGAGACTTCTCTTTCGGTGGTTTTGAGGTTTTGATCCAGCGACCAACCTCTTTTCATCGTCGTTCTCGTGGTGGGTTTGGCTATGCTTGTTGGGATCTCATCCTACCGCTTGTATTAAACAACTCTCCTGTACCAGGGCTCCTTGGTGCGGCCATGTATGACGGCGGTTGGTGGTGCACTACCGTGTTGGTGGTGGCCAACGGCTGTTTGTAGTTTTTCGATGGCTACACCCTTCTCTTCTTGGATCTTCTTAACATGCCGCTGACGTTGGTGGTTTACCACCTAGTTAGTGGTGGCCATAGGCTATAAGTGGCTGGTTCTTCTAACACGCTGGCAGCTTTTATGGTTCACCACCCTGTTGGTGGTGGCCACCGATGACGACTAGTTGTGGGTGGATGCTTGAGTTTGACCTCCATTGGCTGGTCGAGTGGCCATCCACCTTATTGGTGGTGGTTTCCCGTTGTTAAAGGGAGCAAGGGAGGAGGTAGTTGGCTTGTTTTGGGTTACATTATTGGTTTTTCTTGTTTCCGTGGATTTAGCGACGGGTCCCTTCTTTTATGGTTGCGCATTTGGGTTTAGATGAGATGACGTTCTTCCTGTTGGAGATCTGGTTTTGAAACTAGGGTGGACGGGTTTTATGCGGATGGGATCACTTTCCTGGCGGCTCGTGAAGTTTCGTGACAGGATGGGTTTTTTCTATTCTTTGATTTTCGTTAGTTCAACGTACTTTGGCGTTCTCCATATGGTTTGATGTTTATCAGGAATGGTTTATGTGCTTTCGGGTTTAGGGTTCTaaagtgaaacgacccgtccatattactataaacgtggtacgttattcatttgtcccatagcgaggtatttgacctctatatgatacgttttagaaaatattgcattcgtttctaaaaaacacaccattattatacataatgcatgtttttaacaagtgggcgattatttaagaaatattccccaaaatacatcggtttccaaatactacacacgtgacataacagtcgaatataatacatgacaaaggttttattgaatgcaacactttatttgaaccaaagcatgagactccatgcacagcttgctcagataatgcaacagcgaaagactttcttaaggacctgagaataaacatgcttaaacagtcaacataaaggttggtgagatatataggtttagcatcgatataaatatagaccacaatatttcatagttataaatatatgtacactcgcaagtttataaaagtattctataagttgttgagcgcttcggtaaccatacttaaccattaatgtggcatattccctttattacgaaatctccctacactgtaccaagtgtagtaaaaacgaagtattatgcaaccgtttacgatactagagcgactagccaggttggggttgtcaaacctgatagatctatcaataggattcgcgtatacatattcttacaacatgtaaatattagttaccaagctattagggaagatatgcaaagtggtacaactcaacttagaatatattttaagtacttgtgtctatggcgtaaaacataaaatgcatgtattctcatcctaaaatatttgtagagtttaaaaatgggactatatactcacagtagtaaaagtatattaataataagttttcaacttattaaaaatatgaccgtcgtccttggattcacgaacctataacaataataacgattcagatgataatacgacatatgaataaaataaagcaagttcatagaatacttatataataattttttaacattttatgttagtagtccattgttagtagtcctttgttagtagtccaaaatagtccgaaaagtccaacagtccaataatcggtatatatatatatatatatatatatatatatatatatatctatatatatatatatatatatatatatatatatatctatatatatatatatatgtatatgtatataatcttagaattaccccacgacgtattgtatacgtattgtctttgcatcaacccagagacgtattgtatacatattgtcttagaattaactaagacatattgtgtacgtattgtcttagaatttatcaaaacgtattgtatacttattgtgttaggacgtactaagaatattattatacatatatacaatcacagaattaactaagattataatattttgttatactactgataacatgtccaaatatatataggatatagaaaaagttaacaaggatatggttaatatagtttttataatataaatttcgtccatacaacgttaattttagcagattttgttttgctcgccaaatattcattacaactccgtttaaagtgaatcaaattgctatggattccataaaaagtaaattttacaaaaccaattcgaaaagttcatcccaagtagtaatttttagagctttaccctctttttgtgtcggtggacatatttggaaaaattccggcatccacccaatatatgatttttgataaaatacttccactttgtctaaaatcatgaaaaaaaatactggaggtcttatttacatatattaacatatttccaaaatcTTAGCCTCAAAATCAAAgtgtaagatag
This genomic interval carries:
- the LOC139896087 gene encoding WRKY transcription factor 44 isoform X1; protein product: MDLKEAERTVIAKPVASRPTISNFRSFSDPLASPTIDLPSSEPAITAIRPKTARFKSLTTSQAEVTGTHVRHLPETSNHTSPLLYKPLAKTVSKTTVSLLANMGTLNGSQERAVVAQNLASKLEITKDVNATKSALVRSENDKKPQSSTNNGRPSYDGYNWRKYGQKQVKGGEYPRSYYKCTHPSCVVKKKVERSIDGEIAEIVYKGEHNHMKPRLPRRHAFDGTNQDLTSQIRNNFINHDNEVLGTSSHVNNVVKLQECYDHHVSKERSVPNLECFCGVAQARDGSKVMMETANDVPANKKRKSLSLTNETYVEGLQEPRVVVHDGTDSEAISDGFRWRKYGQKVVKGNPYPRSYYRCTGVKCNVRKHVERASDDPSVFITSYEGKHNHEMPMKKAN
- the LOC139896087 gene encoding WRKY transcription factor 44 isoform X2, coding for MDLKEAERTVIAKPVASRPTISNFRSFSDPLASPTIDLPSSEPAITAIRPKTARFKSLTTSQAEVTGTHVRHLPETSNHTSPLLYKPLAKTVSKTTVSLLANMGTLNGSQERAVVAQNLASKLEITKDVNATKSALVRSENDKKPQSSTNNGRPSYDGYNWRKYGQKQVKGGEYPRSYYKCTHPSCVVKKKVERSIDGEIAEIVYKVLGTSSHVNNVVKLQECYDHHVSKERSVPNLECFCGVAQARDGSKVMMETANDVPANKKRKSLSLTNETYVEGLQEPRVVVHDGTDSEAISDGFRWRKYGQKVVKGNPYPRSYYRCTGVKCNVRKHVERASDDPSVFITSYEGKHNHEMPMKKAN
- the LOC139896086 gene encoding uncharacterized protein, with translation MDIRAMNIGSLTSSLRNQKPPNKGYYCSTRDPPPPRPPSPGNDRNNNNKDKSSTDWDKAWSSFKKQGKKSLFSQFTPNKYVTWNPRRSNFPLSEEVDPIKRAERSNLSLWTGPGFTLGGAIVIVTFLLVYTILSPLK